The sequence GGTTCATCACATAAAGGCCCTGCGTTCGTGGCAAACTGAAATCCTGAAAGAATGCTGTTCCTTAGTGCCACAGATTCTAGATGTAACGATTCAGGAGTATCTGCTGATGATTTACTGCTGTCAGGAGTATGGTTAGCTTCAGCATCAGATCCACTCACAAACCCCAATCTCTCAGAAAAATCTGCTCTACCACGCACAAGAATACCTTGCCTTCCATCTTCCATGGTTATCACACCATCACTTGATTCAACATCAGGCAAGAGAAGGAAGTTTGGGCCAACCTGCCAAGGACCCAAGGACCAGATCCTTTTGAGGTACCCAAGCCATGTCTTTCTACACTTCTGAAGTTTTTCTTTATCCACTTGCTCAGAAATGGCTTCCAATTCACTGTCTATGGCACTGACCATGCGCTGCCTAAGCATCGCAACAGAATCACAATCATCTTGAGAAATTTGTGGGTTTAACATTGCATTCCTCTTTGATGTTTTCCCCTCCATTATTTGACCAAGCAATTGATCACTTTCTTGGAGGACCTTAGTCAGAGCATTGGGAAGTCTTAGGACCTGAACTCTCACAGTGCATCTCCCGTTTGGAGTAGTCCTCTCAACAAATGCATGCGGAGCCTTCAAGCCTTCCAATAAGCCAGCACCTTCTCCTTCGATCGTCTCTTTAAAGGAGACCAGGGGGTCTGAAACGACCAATTTAACCTTTGCAAACCTTTCCTCCAGATCCTTTTTGCACCGCTCCAAATGAACCTCCCCAGCTGCGGCAAGGATATGTTCACCCCTGTGCGTGACAGTGTACTCAACAAATGGGTCTGCTCGGTTAAGAAGCTTGATCCCTTTAACAAGAGCTCCCAGATCCGTCGGGTTGGCAGGCTCAATTGCAACCTTAAGCATCGGAGACACCTGGAACATCATACTTGAGAAGGGCCAGCAATTCTTGGTGGATGACAACGTGGCACTCTTTAATATATGCTGCCCAAGGCCCTGAATTGCAACCACATTCCCAGCACTCACACTGGCAACTGGCCTCAAGCCCTGTCCCAGCATTTCATACAAGTATTGCAGCTCAATCTCCTGTACATGCTTCTGCACTGCATCCCCTTTCAGTGGATCATACAATGCCGACAGCACAAAAACCTTCTGCCCTGCACGAAGAACCCCGCTGAACACTCTCGCAAATGCCATAAAACACTCCTCTGATTCACTTGCATCCTGATGGTTCAACAACTCGCCGTGCACCCCCTTCGGTGGTAACATCTTACATGGCACCGCAAACATCTTCGACACATACACCACCACCGGAGAATCTGCACCCGCGTCACAGGTCTCCACACACCTTCTGACCCTCTCTGCCTCCAAGACAACCTCAGCGCAACCAGCAGCATCCTCTGGTGCAAGCTCCCTCTTTGGCATAAGCCTTGCAACCCTGGCCCCTTGGGCGACAACAGGGTCAGGAGTGCATTCGACCACCATTGCCATCACTGCATCTGCCAGCGGCAGCCACCGGCTCATCACAGACTGCAAAACTAACTTTGGGTCCTTGTTCTGCAGCTCCCGCGGCGGAATGTTCAATTTGAAGTTGCTAATGACCTTCTGAACTATCTCCCCGTCCTGCCCCAGCACTCCCTCGTACAATTTCCATAGGGGCTTCAGAATGAACTCCACAAACATGGGCTCCCGGTCAGTACCCTCCACCGCCTTCTTTCCCACAATCATAaaattcttcttacccttcttatcCACCTTTTTGTCCAAGTATCGCGGCCCCCAAAATCCTCTCAGCAAAGCAGAGGCGCTGGCGCCAAGCTTGGTGGCGTACAACTCTGCGAAGTGGTGGATGCGGAAGCCCCAGCCATCGAGGGCGCAGGCGAAGACGACATTGCCCTTTTGGGGCTGGAAggcgtcctcctcgtcgtcatcagcaTCTTCCGGGAGATCGTCCTGTGAGGCTGACGAGCTGGAGGACGGTTGGTCCTCGAGGGAGGCGAGGACGGAGAAGTAGGAGTGCGACCGCAGCGCGGAGTAGATGGAGTTGACGTCGGCGAGGATGCGGTGCAGGCGCGTGTAGGCCTCGGCGGGGGTGAGGTGGAGCTCGGTGATGAGGCGGTCGAGCTTGTTGAGGACGAGGCAGGGGCGGAGGCGCTCGAGGAAGGCCTGGCGCAGCGCGGCGTGGGTCTGGATGTGGACGCCCTCGACGGCGTCGACGAGGATGAGCGCCGAGTCGGAGAGGCGCGCGGCGGAGGAGACCTCGGAGCAGAAGTCGATGTGGCCCGGGGAGTCGATGAGGTTGACCCGGTGCGCGGCGGGGCCGTCGCCGT comes from Triticum aestivum cultivar Chinese Spring chromosome 5B, IWGSC CS RefSeq v2.1, whole genome shotgun sequence and encodes:
- the LOC123113170 gene encoding elongation factor-like GTPase 1; the encoded protein is MAAAESTALPADPRRVRNTCILAHVDHGKTTLADHLVASCGDGLLHPRLAGRLRFMDYLDEEQRRAITMKSAAVLLRYGDGPAAHRVNLIDSPGHIDFCSEVSSAARLSDSALILVDAVEGVHIQTHAALRQAFLERLRPCLVLNKLDRLITELHLTPAEAYTRLHRILADVNSIYSALRSHSYFSVLASLEDQPSSSSSASQDDLPEDADDDEEDAFQPQKGNVVFACALDGWGFRIHHFAELYATKLGASASALLRGFWGPRYLDKKVDKKGKKNFMIVGKKAVEGTDREPMFVEFILKPLWKLYEGVLGQDGEIVQKVISNFKLNIPPRELQNKDPKLVLQSVMSRWLPLADAVMAMVVECTPDPVVAQGARVARLMPKRELAPEDAAGCAEVVLEAERVRRCVETCDAGADSPVVVYVSKMFAVPCKMLPPKGVHGELLNHQDASESEECFMAFARVFSGVLRAGQKVFVLSALYDPLKGDAVQKHVQEIELQYLYEMLGQGLRPVASVSAGNVVAIQGLGQHILKSATLSSTKNCWPFSSMMFQVSPMLKVAIEPANPTDLGALVKGIKLLNRADPFVEYTVTHRGEHILAAAGEVHLERCKKDLEERFAKVKLVVSDPLVSFKETIEGEGAGLLEGLKAPHAFVERTTPNGRCTVRVQVLRLPNALTKVLQESDQLLGQIMEGKTSKRNAMLNPQISQDDCDSVAMLRQRMVSAIDSELEAISEQVDKEKLQKCRKTWLGYLKRIWSLGPWQVGPNFLLLPDVESSDGVITMEDGRQGILVRGRADFSERLGFVSGSDAEANHTPDSSKSSADTPESLHLESVALRNSILSGFQFATNAGPLCDEPMWGLAFIIEPYIFADNSDAAHQSDQYNIFSGQVITAVKEACRAAVLQNNPRLVEGMYFCELTTPTPQLGSTYAVLGRRRAKILKEEMQEGTSVFTVHAYLPVAESIGFSSQLRTLTSGAASALLVLSHWDAIQEDPFFVPKSQEEIEEFGDGASIGPNLAKKLMNSVRRRKGLHVEEKVVEHGTKQRTLSRKT